In Microbacterium enclense, one genomic interval encodes:
- a CDS encoding deoxyribodipyrimidine photo-lyase yields MASPSIVWFRDDLRLTDNPALRAALDRDEPIVALYLLDEESDGVRLIGGAARWWLHGSLASLGERLEERGGALVLRRGRAAEVVPAMVDEVGAGAVFWNRRYGGVEREIDAGIKEKLREDGVTVASFAANLLYEPWTVRTQADKPYGVYSPFARAVQKLPAPRPPMPEARKVPGFDGRLDGDDLDSWDLLPTKPDWAGGLRETWEPGEPAAKKRLTEFLDDDLGDYSRYRDEFAGGATSNLSPRLRWGELSPYQVWHDTIAHRGSGEHAKSATGFLSELVWREFAWHVTYHSPDIATVNWRRTFDAFPWPKLNRADLETWQRGETGVAVVDAGMHQLWRTGVMHNRVRMVTASFLIKNLLIDWRHGEQWFWDCLVDADAASNPFNWQWVAGSGADAAPYFRVFNPETQRKKFDRHDEYVRTWAPEHLGENPPEPMVDLGETRRRALDAYAHVRHGD; encoded by the coding sequence ATGGCTTCGCCCTCGATCGTGTGGTTCCGTGACGACCTGCGCCTGACCGATAACCCCGCCCTCCGTGCGGCGCTCGACCGCGACGAGCCGATCGTGGCGCTGTACCTGCTGGACGAGGAGTCGGACGGCGTCCGCCTGATCGGCGGGGCGGCGCGGTGGTGGTTGCACGGATCGCTGGCATCCCTCGGCGAGCGCCTCGAGGAACGCGGCGGCGCACTCGTGCTTCGTCGGGGCCGCGCGGCGGAGGTCGTCCCCGCGATGGTCGACGAGGTCGGCGCCGGTGCCGTGTTCTGGAACCGGCGATACGGCGGGGTGGAACGCGAGATCGACGCAGGCATCAAGGAGAAGCTGCGCGAGGACGGGGTGACCGTCGCGTCGTTCGCGGCAAACCTCCTCTACGAACCGTGGACCGTGCGCACGCAGGCCGACAAGCCCTACGGCGTGTACAGCCCGTTCGCTCGCGCGGTGCAGAAGCTTCCCGCGCCGCGACCGCCGATGCCGGAGGCGCGCAAGGTTCCGGGGTTCGATGGGCGCCTCGACGGTGACGATCTCGACTCCTGGGACCTGCTGCCGACGAAGCCCGACTGGGCCGGCGGCCTGCGCGAGACGTGGGAGCCGGGCGAACCGGCGGCGAAGAAGCGGCTCACGGAGTTCCTCGACGACGACCTCGGCGACTACTCGCGCTACCGCGACGAGTTCGCCGGCGGTGCGACCTCGAACCTGTCACCGCGCCTGCGGTGGGGCGAGCTCAGCCCGTACCAGGTGTGGCACGACACGATCGCGCACCGGGGATCGGGCGAGCATGCGAAGAGCGCGACCGGCTTCCTCTCCGAGCTCGTGTGGCGCGAGTTCGCGTGGCACGTGACCTACCACTCCCCCGACATCGCGACGGTGAACTGGCGCCGCACCTTCGACGCGTTCCCCTGGCCGAAGCTGAACCGGGCGGACCTCGAGACCTGGCAGCGGGGTGAGACGGGGGTCGCCGTGGTCGACGCGGGCATGCATCAGCTCTGGCGCACGGGCGTGATGCACAATCGCGTGCGGATGGTCACGGCATCCTTCCTCATCAAGAACCTGCTCATCGACTGGCGTCACGGGGAACAGTGGTTCTGGGACTGCCTGGTGGACGCGGATGCCGCGAGCAACCCGTTCAACTGGCAGTGGGTCGCGGGATCCGGCGCGGACGCCGCCCCGTACTTCCGCGTCTTCAACCCCGAGACGCAACGCAAGAAGTTCGACCGGCACGACGAGTACGTGCGCACCTGGGCGCCGGAGCACCTCGGTGAGAACCCGCCGGAACCGATGGTCGATCTGGGCGAGACGCGGCGTCGCGCCCTCGACGCGTACGCGCACGTGCGGCACGGCGACTGA
- a CDS encoding diacylglycerol kinase family protein encodes MAAPDEPRDDADSPENVPADAPDEVKADAAAAEGSGEDFHAARLGDDVSDHPRKDVPDPKDASEPDDTIHQPEDIAPDSSAEVPGKTQRVDADGDEAPIDAEPTQKKRAALIYNPTKVEPEVLRARVAELSAEAGWAEPLFYETTVDDLGDDATRAALDEKVDAVLVAGGDGTVRAVAEALTSTGVPLTIVPSGTGNLLARNLNLPLNDTDAMIRSTFDGDIHSIDTGLARIRRADGEVEEHGFSVMAGIGLDAAMIQNTRDDLKKQVGWVAYVDGAARSLVSAKPFRVMYQLNGHRLHSAKVQSVLFANCGALQGGVALIPDASIADGRLDVAVLQPTGVLGWLGVWRSIVWDNSVLRKFRAGRRVLERRKDTSVRYLRGTGIELATAPAQPIELDGDEFGEATRIYTRIVEGGLTVALPKGHDVSKL; translated from the coding sequence ATGGCCGCCCCTGACGAGCCGCGTGACGACGCGGACTCCCCCGAGAACGTCCCCGCCGACGCGCCCGATGAGGTGAAGGCGGATGCCGCCGCAGCCGAGGGCTCGGGAGAGGACTTCCACGCCGCGCGTCTCGGCGACGACGTGAGCGATCACCCCCGTAAGGACGTCCCGGATCCCAAGGATGCCTCGGAGCCCGACGACACCATCCACCAGCCGGAAGACATCGCCCCCGACTCGTCGGCGGAGGTGCCCGGCAAGACGCAACGCGTCGACGCGGACGGCGACGAGGCGCCCATCGACGCCGAGCCGACGCAGAAGAAGCGCGCCGCGCTCATCTACAACCCCACCAAGGTCGAGCCGGAGGTGCTGCGCGCGCGCGTGGCCGAGCTCTCGGCCGAGGCCGGCTGGGCAGAGCCCCTCTTCTACGAGACGACCGTCGACGACCTCGGCGACGACGCGACGCGAGCCGCGCTCGACGAGAAGGTGGATGCCGTGCTCGTGGCGGGCGGAGACGGCACCGTACGCGCGGTGGCCGAGGCTCTCACCTCCACGGGGGTCCCCCTCACGATCGTGCCCAGCGGCACGGGCAACCTCCTCGCGCGCAATCTCAACCTGCCCCTCAACGACACCGACGCGATGATCCGCTCGACCTTCGACGGCGACATCCATTCGATCGACACCGGGCTGGCCCGCATCCGTCGTGCCGACGGCGAGGTCGAGGAGCACGGATTCTCCGTCATGGCCGGTATCGGCCTGGACGCGGCGATGATCCAGAACACGCGTGACGACCTGAAGAAGCAGGTCGGGTGGGTCGCGTACGTCGACGGCGCGGCACGGTCTCTCGTCTCGGCCAAGCCCTTCCGCGTCATGTACCAGCTGAACGGGCACCGCCTGCACTCGGCGAAGGTGCAGAGCGTGCTCTTCGCCAACTGCGGCGCCCTGCAGGGCGGCGTGGCGCTCATCCCCGATGCCTCGATCGCCGACGGTCGCCTCGACGTGGCGGTGCTTCAGCCGACGGGGGTGCTGGGCTGGCTGGGCGTGTGGCGGAGCATCGTGTGGGACAACTCGGTGCTGCGCAAGTTCCGCGCCGGCCGACGCGTGCTCGAACGCCGCAAGGACACCTCGGTGCGCTACCTGCGGGGCACGGGCATCGAGCTCGCGACCGCTCCCGCGCAGCCGATCGAACTCGACGGCGACGAGTTCGGCGAGGCGACGCGCATCTACACGCGCATCGTCGAGGGTGGCCTCACCGTCGCGCTGCCGAAGGGCCACGACGTCTCGAAGCTCTGA
- the serS gene encoding serine--tRNA ligase, with the protein MIDLTLLRDDPELVKRSQIARGESPDSVDEALTADRDRRAAITAFEELRAAQNAHGKRVAQAPKDEKAALVAEAKELSEQVKAAQQAANAAEEAAEAALAKIENIVLEGVPAGGEENFITLRTHGEIPTYDFEPRDHLEIGEKLGAIDMERGTKVSGSRFYFLTGIGARLELALMTLALDRALQAGFTPMIPPTLVRPEVMRGTGFLGQHADEVYHLPKEDLYLVGTSEVPLAGYHMDEILDLERGAKRYAGWSTCYRSEAGSYGKDTRGIIRVHQFNKLEMFVYTDPADAEAEHDRLVAMQEGMLQDLGLSYRVIDVAAGDLGSSAARKFDIEAWVPTQGAYRELTSTSNCTTYQARRLETRFRPEGGGKTQPVATLNGTLATTRWIVALLETHQRADGSVTVPEVLRPYLGGLEVMEPIA; encoded by the coding sequence GTGATCGACCTGACTCTGCTGCGTGATGATCCCGAGCTCGTGAAGCGCTCCCAGATCGCCCGCGGGGAGTCGCCGGATTCGGTGGATGAAGCCCTCACCGCCGACCGCGACCGCCGCGCCGCCATCACCGCGTTCGAAGAGCTGCGGGCCGCGCAGAACGCGCATGGTAAGCGCGTCGCGCAGGCACCGAAAGACGAGAAGGCTGCGCTCGTGGCCGAGGCCAAAGAGCTGAGCGAGCAGGTCAAGGCTGCGCAGCAGGCCGCGAACGCGGCGGAGGAGGCCGCGGAGGCGGCTCTGGCCAAGATCGAGAACATCGTGCTCGAGGGCGTCCCCGCCGGTGGCGAAGAGAATTTCATCACCCTCCGTACCCACGGCGAGATCCCGACCTACGACTTCGAGCCGCGCGACCACCTCGAGATCGGCGAGAAGCTCGGCGCGATCGACATGGAGCGCGGCACGAAGGTGTCGGGCAGTCGCTTCTACTTCCTCACCGGGATCGGCGCGCGCCTCGAGCTCGCGCTCATGACCCTCGCTCTCGACCGGGCGCTGCAGGCCGGGTTCACGCCGATGATTCCGCCGACGCTCGTGCGTCCCGAGGTCATGCGCGGCACCGGATTCCTCGGTCAGCACGCCGACGAGGTCTACCACCTGCCCAAGGAGGACCTCTACCTCGTCGGTACGAGCGAGGTGCCCCTCGCCGGGTACCACATGGACGAGATCCTCGACCTCGAGCGCGGCGCCAAGCGCTACGCCGGCTGGTCGACGTGCTATCGCAGCGAGGCCGGGTCGTACGGCAAAGACACCCGCGGCATCATCCGCGTGCACCAGTTCAACAAGCTCGAGATGTTCGTCTACACCGACCCCGCTGACGCCGAGGCCGAGCACGACCGCCTCGTCGCGATGCAGGAGGGGATGCTGCAAGACCTCGGCCTCTCGTACCGCGTCATCGACGTCGCGGCGGGCGACCTGGGCTCGAGCGCCGCGCGCAAGTTCGACATCGAGGCGTGGGTTCCCACGCAGGGCGCGTACCGAGAGCTCACGAGCACCTCGAACTGCACGACCTACCAGGCGCGCCGCCTCGAGACGCGGTTCCGTCCCGAGGGTGGCGGCAAGACGCAGCCGGTCGCGACCCTGAACGGCACCCTGGCGACGACGCGCTGGATCGTCGCCCTGCTCGAGACGCACCAGCGCGCGGACGGCTCGGTGACGGTCCCCGAGGTGCTGCGGCCCTACCTCGGCGGACTCGAGGTCATGGAGCCGATCGCGTGA
- a CDS encoding HAD family hydrolase — translation MNDEAALPATGAVESAPKQEAADVVADLADAPVERMLIALDIDGTVLLEDDTLSPGVVEAVAGAHAAGHEVMLATGRSWDSTHPIMERLGIRPEYAVCSNGAIVMRRIGHPDAADYERAHVETFDPTEVLTLLGEHLSGAHFLVELPDGSRLFTDYLDDWNLKGANRVSFDQLSDQPVCRVVVVAPEKTDKDFLQLVERIGLSQVSYAIGWTAWLDIAPQGVDKSTALELVRGWLGIPPERVLVMGDGRNDIEMMQWAVRNGGRAIAMHQGPPEVHAAAGEVGLSVTEGGVAAVLRAL, via the coding sequence GTGAACGACGAGGCCGCTCTGCCCGCTACCGGTGCCGTCGAGAGCGCGCCAAAGCAGGAGGCGGCCGATGTCGTCGCCGATCTCGCCGACGCCCCCGTCGAGCGCATGCTCATCGCGCTCGACATCGACGGCACTGTTCTCCTCGAAGACGACACCCTGAGCCCCGGCGTCGTCGAGGCCGTCGCGGGGGCCCACGCCGCGGGCCACGAGGTGATGCTCGCCACCGGGCGCAGCTGGGACAGCACGCACCCGATCATGGAGCGCCTCGGCATCCGTCCCGAGTACGCGGTGTGCTCGAACGGCGCGATCGTCATGCGCCGGATCGGACACCCGGATGCCGCGGACTACGAGCGCGCGCACGTCGAGACGTTCGACCCGACCGAGGTGCTGACCCTTCTCGGTGAACACCTCTCGGGGGCGCACTTCCTCGTCGAGCTTCCCGACGGCTCGCGTCTGTTCACCGACTACCTCGACGACTGGAACCTCAAGGGTGCCAACCGCGTGAGCTTCGACCAGCTGTCGGACCAGCCGGTGTGCCGCGTGGTCGTGGTCGCGCCCGAGAAGACCGACAAAGACTTCCTGCAGCTCGTCGAGCGCATCGGTCTGAGCCAGGTCTCGTACGCGATCGGCTGGACGGCCTGGCTCGACATCGCCCCGCAGGGCGTCGACAAGTCGACCGCGCTCGAACTCGTGCGCGGATGGCTCGGCATCCCGCCGGAGCGCGTCCTCGTGATGGGCGACGGTCGCAACGACATCGAGATGATGCAGTGGGCCGTCCGCAACGGCGGTCGTGCGATTGCGATGCACCAGGGTCCGCCCGAGGTCCACGCGGCCGCGGGCGAGGTCGGCCTCTCGGTGACCGAGGGTGGCGTCGCCGCGGTGCTGCGCGCGCTGTAG
- a CDS encoding PLDc N-terminal domain-containing protein — protein sequence MLIAFALIYAASIWATVVTVRDTHSSVGLKAAWATALLLLPPFGLLAWTLANVASHRAAHAAHL from the coding sequence ATGCTCATCGCCTTCGCGCTCATCTACGCGGCATCCATCTGGGCGACGGTCGTCACCGTCCGCGACACGCACAGCTCCGTCGGCCTCAAGGCCGCGTGGGCCACCGCCCTGCTGCTTCTCCCGCCGTTCGGGCTGCTCGCCTGGACGCTCGCGAACGTCGCGAGCCACCGCGCGGCTCACGCTGCCCACCTGTAG
- a CDS encoding PLDc N-terminal domain-containing protein, whose protein sequence is MVIFVACAVVYALSIWAVIVTVRDLRTAVLLKIAWTLALLLLPPLGLLAWTLARVSTRQRRRPPT, encoded by the coding sequence GTGGTCATCTTCGTCGCGTGCGCCGTCGTCTATGCCCTGTCCATCTGGGCCGTGATCGTCACCGTCCGAGATCTGCGGACCGCCGTTCTTCTCAAGATCGCCTGGACACTGGCGCTCCTGCTCCTCCCCCCGCTCGGCCTGCTCGCCTGGACGCTGGCTCGTGTCTCGACTCGCCAACGCCGTCGGCCACCCACATGA
- a CDS encoding DUF2254 domain-containing protein, translating into MAKAARGSVASLLLRLGQQVWVRAALFTAIAVLVALAARFLGPLLPFSLSIDLGQNAVGSLLQIIATAMLTVSTFSVTAMVTAFSSATTTATPRSTSLLISDPTSQNAVSTFVGAFAFSLVGIVALSTGYYTDQGRTILFVGTIVIIAIVVVTLLRWISHLSTFGRMADVIDRVEKAATASLELFASSPALGARRTTGVPEDATPVAADEVGYVTHVDIAGLDRLARSHDIDIHVHAGPGRIADARVPLVFVRGTVDDRLRSGIRRCFRVEHHRTYEQDPRFGVIALTEIGSRALSAATNDPGTAIEVVAALQRVLTRALVTEPADDIEYERVFVTPPTLEEIVDDAFRPLARDGAADVEVQVRLQKCLASLAATSPAHERLFQDAAHAAFDRSRRALDRTDTRVLRSAMREAWMGRRRTRHEGSIAPTAG; encoded by the coding sequence ATGGCGAAAGCAGCGCGCGGTTCGGTGGCATCCCTCCTCCTCCGGCTCGGCCAGCAAGTATGGGTTCGCGCGGCACTCTTCACGGCCATCGCGGTGCTCGTCGCCCTGGCCGCGCGATTCCTCGGCCCGCTCCTGCCCTTCTCGCTGTCCATCGACCTCGGGCAGAACGCGGTCGGCTCGCTGCTGCAGATCATCGCGACCGCCATGCTGACCGTCAGCACGTTCTCGGTGACGGCGATGGTGACCGCGTTCTCGTCCGCCACGACGACGGCGACGCCGCGCTCGACGTCGCTGCTCATCTCCGACCCCACCTCGCAGAACGCGGTGTCGACGTTCGTGGGCGCCTTCGCGTTCTCTCTCGTCGGGATCGTCGCGCTCTCGACCGGGTACTACACCGATCAGGGGCGGACCATCCTGTTCGTGGGCACGATCGTGATCATCGCGATCGTCGTGGTGACGCTCCTGCGGTGGATCTCGCACCTCTCCACCTTCGGGCGAATGGCCGACGTGATCGATCGTGTCGAAAAGGCCGCGACCGCATCCCTCGAGTTGTTCGCCTCCTCCCCCGCCCTTGGCGCGCGTCGGACCACCGGCGTCCCCGAGGATGCCACCCCGGTGGCAGCCGACGAGGTCGGATACGTCACCCACGTCGACATCGCCGGCCTCGATCGACTCGCTCGCTCCCACGACATCGACATCCACGTGCACGCCGGCCCGGGGCGCATCGCCGATGCCCGCGTGCCGTTGGTCTTCGTTCGCGGAACGGTCGATGACCGCCTTCGCTCCGGCATCCGCCGGTGTTTCCGCGTCGAGCATCACCGCACATACGAACAGGACCCGCGGTTCGGCGTCATCGCGCTCACCGAGATCGGCAGCCGAGCGCTCTCGGCCGCGACGAACGATCCGGGAACGGCGATCGAGGTGGTCGCCGCCCTGCAGCGCGTGCTCACCCGAGCCCTGGTCACGGAACCCGCGGACGACATCGAGTACGAGCGGGTCTTCGTGACGCCGCCGACGCTGGAAGAGATCGTCGACGACGCCTTCCGACCGCTCGCCCGCGATGGAGCGGCAGACGTCGAGGTCCAGGTGCGCCTGCAGAAGTGCCTCGCGTCGCTCGCGGCCACCTCACCGGCTCATGAGCGCCTGTTTCAGGATGCCGCGCACGCGGCGTTCGACCGCAGCCGTCGCGCACTCGACCGCACCGACACCCGCGTGCTGCGCTCCGCGATGCGGGAGGCCTGGATGGGGAGAAGGCGAACCCGCCACGAGGGGTCGATTGCCCCCACAGCGGGGTGA
- a CDS encoding alpha/beta fold hydrolase: MCAVTHPVQAGAMFRDFTDEIVLVQGCALRVRRAGTGPVVLLLHGHPRTGSTWHLVAPALVGAGFSVVVPDLPGYGRSTGPEPSADHGAHSKRAIAGILTALMSALDHERYAVVGHDRGSYVALRLALDHPDRVEKLVLMDCVPISEHLRRADAQFATRWWHWFFYAQPELPERVINADPDAWYAGDPAVMGVENHAEWRAAMRDPNVVRAMLEDYRAGLTKDREDEETDRRVGRRLTMPLLLLWSPA, from the coding sequence GTGTGCGCTGTCACGCATCCGGTGCAGGCTGGTGCCATGTTTCGCGATTTCACCGATGAGATTGTCTTGGTCCAGGGGTGTGCCCTGCGGGTCCGACGGGCGGGAACGGGTCCGGTAGTGCTGCTGCTGCACGGTCACCCTCGCACGGGGTCGACCTGGCACCTCGTGGCCCCCGCGTTGGTCGGAGCGGGCTTCTCGGTCGTCGTCCCCGATCTGCCAGGCTATGGCCGGTCCACGGGGCCCGAACCGAGCGCCGACCATGGTGCTCATTCGAAACGCGCCATAGCGGGCATACTGACCGCGCTGATGAGCGCGCTCGACCATGAGCGATACGCCGTGGTCGGTCACGACCGCGGCAGCTATGTCGCGCTGCGGCTCGCATTGGATCACCCCGATCGTGTCGAGAAGCTCGTCCTGATGGATTGCGTCCCGATCAGTGAGCACCTTCGACGTGCGGACGCACAGTTCGCGACGCGGTGGTGGCACTGGTTCTTCTACGCGCAACCGGAGCTCCCGGAACGCGTCATCAACGCAGACCCGGATGCCTGGTACGCGGGTGACCCGGCCGTCATGGGGGTCGAGAATCATGCCGAGTGGCGCGCGGCGATGCGCGACCCGAACGTGGTGCGCGCGATGCTCGAGGATTACCGTGCGGGCTTGACGAAAGACCGCGAGGATGAGGAAACAGACCGGAGAGTCGGCCGACGCCTCACGATGCCGCTGCTTCTCCTGTGGTCCCCTGCGTGA